In a genomic window of Glycine max cultivar Williams 82 chromosome 13, Glycine_max_v4.0, whole genome shotgun sequence:
- the LOC100782450 gene encoding beta-1,4-xylosyltransferase IRX9 isoform X1, which yields MGSVERSRKKVMSWKKAMVHFSLCFVMGFFTGFAPTGKSIFHSHVDYSNRSEFAPQPIEVSQKTTNVNRSWIAPTPRSLVHKQKLHVKIGPQLKPRRLIIIVTPTSTKLPFQTVILARLANTIKLVPQPLLWIVVEGQTDSTELSKTLRKTGIMYRHLVSKENFTDLEAELNHQRNLALKHIVHHRLSGIVHFAELSNVYDLEFFQQLRYIDRVFGTWPTASLAANRKKVMIEGPVCDSSKVIGWHLRNMNNETDIITPPIHISSFAFNSSILWDPERWGRTSSLQDTSQNSIKFVKEVVLEDQEKLRGIPPEDCSRILLWRFNFHARTTSNHKFPTTASGVIRK from the exons ATGGGATCAGTGGAAAGATCAAGAAAGAAAGTCATGTCATGGAAGAAAGCCATGGTGCATTTTTCTCTCTGTTTTGTGATGGGGTTCTTCACAGGCTTTGCTCCTACAGGTAAATCTATATTTCACAGCCATGTTGATTATTCAAATAGGTCAGAGTTTGCACCACAACCTATTGAAGTGTCACAGAAGACAACAAATGTCAATAGAAGTTGGATAGCTCCAACACCAAGGTCTTTAGTCCACAAGCAAAAATTGCATGTAAAAATAGGGCCCCAGTTGAAGCCTAGAAGACTTATAATCATTGTAACTCCAACAAGCACAAAACTTCCCTTCCAAACAGTGATTTTGGCAAGGCTGGCAAACACTATAAAGCTGGTTCCTCAACCCTTGCTGTGGATTGTTGTGGAAGGGCAAACTGATTCCACAGAACTTTCTAAGACACTTAGGAAGACTGGCATCATGTATAGGCATTTGGTTTCAAAGGAAAACTTCACGGACTTGGAAGCTGAACTGAATCACCAGAGAAATCTTGCACTCAAGCACATTGTGCATCACAGGCTAAGTGGGATCGTACACTTTGCTGAACTTTCCAATGTTTATGATCTCGAATTCTTCCAACAACTAAGATATATTGA CAGGGTATTTGGAACATGGCCAACGGCATCGTTAGCAGCAAAcaggaagaaagtgatgataGAAGGACCTGTGTGTGATTCTTCAAAAGTCATAGGGTGGCATTTAAGGAATATGAACAATGAAACTGATATAATTACTCCTCCGATTCATATTTCAAGTTTTGCATTCAATAGCTCCATTCTCTGGGACCCTGAGAGATGGGGTCGCACTTCCTCTCTTCAAGACACCTCTCAG AATTCAATCAAATTCGTGAAGGAAGTAGttcttgaggatcaagaaaagttGAGGGGAATTCCTCCAGAGGATTGCTCCAGAATCTTGCTTTGGCGTTTCAATTTTCATGCTCGCACCACTTCAAATCATAAATTTCCGACTACTGCATCTGGTGTTATCCGAAAATAA
- the LOC100782450 gene encoding beta-1,4-xylosyltransferase IRX9 isoform X2 — MGSVERSRKKVMSWKKAMVHFSLCFVMGFFTGFAPTGKSIFHSHVDYSNRSEFAPQPIEVSQKTTNVNRSWIAPTPRSLVHKQKLHVKIGPQLKPRRLIIIVTPTSTKLPFQTVILARLANTIKLVPQPLLWIVVEGQTDSTELSKTLRKTGIMYRHLVSKENFTDLEAELNHQRNLALKHIVHHRLSGIVHFAELSNVYDLEFFQQLRYIEVFGTWPTASLAANRKKVMIEGPVCDSSKVIGWHLRNMNNETDIITPPIHISSFAFNSSILWDPERWGRTSSLQDTSQNSIKFVKEVVLEDQEKLRGIPPEDCSRILLWRFNFHARTTSNHKFPTTASGVIRK, encoded by the exons ATGGGATCAGTGGAAAGATCAAGAAAGAAAGTCATGTCATGGAAGAAAGCCATGGTGCATTTTTCTCTCTGTTTTGTGATGGGGTTCTTCACAGGCTTTGCTCCTACAGGTAAATCTATATTTCACAGCCATGTTGATTATTCAAATAGGTCAGAGTTTGCACCACAACCTATTGAAGTGTCACAGAAGACAACAAATGTCAATAGAAGTTGGATAGCTCCAACACCAAGGTCTTTAGTCCACAAGCAAAAATTGCATGTAAAAATAGGGCCCCAGTTGAAGCCTAGAAGACTTATAATCATTGTAACTCCAACAAGCACAAAACTTCCCTTCCAAACAGTGATTTTGGCAAGGCTGGCAAACACTATAAAGCTGGTTCCTCAACCCTTGCTGTGGATTGTTGTGGAAGGGCAAACTGATTCCACAGAACTTTCTAAGACACTTAGGAAGACTGGCATCATGTATAGGCATTTGGTTTCAAAGGAAAACTTCACGGACTTGGAAGCTGAACTGAATCACCAGAGAAATCTTGCACTCAAGCACATTGTGCATCACAGGCTAAGTGGGATCGTACACTTTGCTGAACTTTCCAATGTTTATGATCTCGAATTCTTCCAACAACTAAGATATATTGA GGTATTTGGAACATGGCCAACGGCATCGTTAGCAGCAAAcaggaagaaagtgatgataGAAGGACCTGTGTGTGATTCTTCAAAAGTCATAGGGTGGCATTTAAGGAATATGAACAATGAAACTGATATAATTACTCCTCCGATTCATATTTCAAGTTTTGCATTCAATAGCTCCATTCTCTGGGACCCTGAGAGATGGGGTCGCACTTCCTCTCTTCAAGACACCTCTCAG AATTCAATCAAATTCGTGAAGGAAGTAGttcttgaggatcaagaaaagttGAGGGGAATTCCTCCAGAGGATTGCTCCAGAATCTTGCTTTGGCGTTTCAATTTTCATGCTCGCACCACTTCAAATCATAAATTTCCGACTACTGCATCTGGTGTTATCCGAAAATAA
- the IQD43 gene encoding protein IQ-DOMAIN 1, whose translation MGRRGSSWFSTVKKALSPEPKEKNDQNSSRSKKKWFGKQKLQTSESTSQTDNAPPLPPPEIILTHVESEISHERIEVATAVDAVEPVPAVQMAAAEVQATTTVQFNSKPTEEVAAIRIQKAFRGYLARRELRALRGLVRLRSLMEGPVVKRQAISTLRSMQTFAHLQTQIRSRRLRMLEENQELQKQLLQKHAKELESIRLGEEWDDSIQSKEQVEAKLLSKYEAAMRRERAMAYSFSHQQNWKNASRSVNPMFMDPTNPAWGWSWLERWMAARPWESHSLMEKEKNDNKSLRSSSRGITSAEISKSFAKFQLNSEKHSPTASQNPGSPNFESHSNPPKPSSPAVARKLKKASPKDILAIDDGTKSMVSVQSERPRRHSIAGSIVGDDESLASSPSIPSYMVPTKSAKAKSRMQSPFAAENGTPDKGSSGTAKKRLSFPASPARPRRHSGPPKVESSFNAEITVGNGVAG comes from the exons ATGGGGAGGAGAGGAAGTAGTTGGTTTTCTACTGTGAAGAAAGCTCTAAGCCCTGAGCCAAAGGAGAAGAACGATCAG AATTCAAGTAGATCAAAGAAGAAATGGTTTGGGAAGCAAAAATTGCAGACTTCAGAATCAACCTCACAAACGGATAATGCACCACCTCTTCCTCCACCTGAGATTATTTTAACTCATGTTGAGAGTGAAATCAGCCATGAGCGTATTGAAGTTGCAACTGCAGTGGATGCTGTGGAACCTGTTCCTGCTGTTCAGATGGCAGCTGCTGAAGTTCAAGCCACCACAACTGTTCAGTTTAACAGTAAACCAACAGAAGAAGTGGCTGCAATCAGGATTCAAAAAGCTTTTCGGGGATACTTG gCAAGAAGAGAATTGCGCGCGTTAAGGGGGCTGGTCAGGTTGAGATCGCTGATGGAAGGGCCAGTGGTGAAACGTCAAGCCATTAGTACTCTCCGTTCTATGCAGACTTTTGCTCATTTGCAAACTCAGATTCGTTCTAGGAGGCTCAGGATGTTAGAGGAGAATCAAGAACTACAAAAACAGCTCTTACAGAAGCACGCAAAAGAGCTAGAGAGCATTCGG CTTGGGGAGGAATGGGATGACAGCATACAATCAAAAGAACAAGTTGAAGCCAAGTTACTGAGCAAGTATGAAGCTGCTATGAGAAGAGAAAGAGCAATGGCTTATTCATTCTCTCATCag CAAAACTGGAAGAATGCATCAAGATCTGTAAACCCAATGTTCATGGATCCAACCAATCCAGCCTGGGGTTGGAGTTGGTTGGAACGATGGATGGCAGCCCGGCCCTGGGAGAGCCATAGCCtgatggagaaagagaagaacgACAATAAATCTCTAAGAAGTTCTAGCCGTGGCATTACCAGTGCTGAAATCAGCAAATCATTTGCTAAGTTTCAGCTCAATTCTGAGAAGCATTCTCCAACAGCCAGCCAAAATCCAGGCTCACCTAACTTTGAGTCCCATTCAAATCCTCCCAAGCCATCTTCTCCTGCAGTTGCTAGGAAACTGAAGAAAGCAAGTCCTAAGGACATCTTGGCTATAGACGATGGCACTAAGAGCATGGTTAGTGTGCAGTCAGAGCGGCCACGGAGGCACTCCATTGCTGGATCAATAGTGGGAGATGATGAAAGCCTTGCAAGCTCTCCATCTATTCCAAGTTACATGGTGCCAACTAAATCTGCAAAAGCTAAGTCCAGGATGCAAAGTCCATTTGCTGCAGAAAACGGAACCCCAGATAAAGGGTCCTCTGGGACTGCAAAGAAACGTCTTTCTTTCCCAGCTTCGCCTGCTAGGCCAAGGAGGCACTCAGGTCCACCAAAGGTAGAGAGCAGCTTCAATGCTGAAATCACTGTGGGAAATGGTGTGGCTGGTTGA